Proteins encoded together in one Manis pentadactyla isolate mManPen7 chromosome 6, mManPen7.hap1, whole genome shotgun sequence window:
- the ZNF142 gene encoding zinc finger protein 142 isoform X3, which produces MTDPVLDSQSANTTGEMNGLCPELLLVPPPLSNPGILEPIQSPCPSGNSTPLPADPGCLLVEATATEEDTGNMEIIVEAVAGNLSPSAPGETSGVLVKVVEVYFCERCEQSFAEPTLLALHQCTETLIQPVQGLSSSPSSVELPPSNLTVSGPLQGQSPPDSTLPCPVCRQEFAQPQALKSHFKNHRGTPDTFSCPESGCVFSAEDRKGLQHHLRQTHRAVPVPCSFRGCPLLFGSQQGMELHRQTHYPFHCNHCSFMGSNIKLFRQHQRSHGPRTQGELSAVRCLPAQELLPAPKLPGEEESSEEAGTSLPGQEPAEEEDVEEEEGGTLKDPQRVLEKGQGRSQQLEGDVASGTESLFKTHMCPECKRCFKKRTHLVEHLHLHFPDPSLQCPNCQKFFTSKSKLKTHLLRELGQKAHRCPLCHYSAVERNALNRHMASMHEDISNFYSDTYACPVCHEEFRLSQALKEHLKSHTAAAAAEPLSLRCFQEGCSYATPDRKAFVKHLKETHGVRAVECRHHSCPMLFATAEAMEAHHKSHYAFHCPHCDFACSNKHLFRKHKKQGHPGSEELRCTFCPFITFNPVAYQDHVGKMHAHEKIHQCPECSFATAHKRVLIRHMLLHTGEKPHKCELCDFTCRDVSYLSKHMLTHSSTKDYMCTECGYVTKWKHYLSVHMRKHAGDLRYQCNQCSYRCHRADQLSSHKLRHQGKSLMCEVCAFACKRKYELQKHMASQHHPGSPAPLYPCRYCSYQSRHKQALLSHENCKHTRLREFCCALCDYRTFSNTTLFFHKRKAHGYVPGDQVWQLRHGSQVPEGARQCPTPPPDSEPSSHLSAQPEGSDHDPGTIVDPSLDQGLPETSEDSAGRDNGSEVPQGVGLVGSPRPAEVDEGGCTLHLEALGVELEPVAERPLEIAETAPVEFRPLDASGPLRLQGPDGPLAELSTFEGAGTSGLSTEEPILEKPVPETLRNPPSSEDPPNKWEGTVKATPSTETAPLLQFPESESLLKALRRQDKEQAEALVLEGRVQMVVIQGERRAFSCPHCPFITRREKALSLHSRTGCQGRQGPLLCPECGAGFKQQRGLSTHLLKKCPVLLRKNKGLSRSDSSVHLYPLPPGSQAAEDAERGKPPPTPLEVELVLPNDAPSELPREPEEIEEPLATLSGSSVPPSGNSLPTETPEKFHFEQGKFHCNSCMFLCSRLSSITSHVAEGCRGARSVGVKRGPSQTQPVPSLQSSVDSAPLNNVNTECSPGDGVTALVPKQKGPRFSCPTCPFSCQQERALRTHQTRGCPLEESGELHCGLCPFTASVAATLRLHQKRRHSTIAPARGPRPPLQCGDCGFTCKQNRCLQQHRRLKHEGVKPHQCPFCDFSTTRRYRLEAHQSRHTGVGRIPCSSCSQTFGTNSKLRLHQLRVHDKTPTHFCPLCDYSGYLRHDITRHVNSCHQGTPAFACPQCEAQFSSETALKQHALRRHPAPTPPAPGSPVEATESPLHCSHCGLLCASRASLRGHTRKQHPRLECGACQEAFPSRPALDEHRRQQHFSHRCQLCDFAARERVGLVKHYLEQHEEASAAAATSHRDGGAGQPPLHCPFCDFACHHQLVLDHHVKGHGGTRLYKCTDCAYSTKNRQKITWHSRIHTGEKPYRCHLCPYACADPSRLKYHMRIHKEERKYLCPDCGYKCKWVNQLKYHMTKHTDSGCTSVVSLGLGVWPNGQNSFPTY; this is translated from the exons ATGACAGACCCTGTGTTGGACTCCCAGTCAGCCAACACAACTGGGGAGATGAATGGACTATGCCCTGAGCTACTGCTGGTCCCCCCACCCCTCTCTAACCCTGGAATCCTGGAGCCCATCCAGAGCCCCTGTCCTTCTGGAAACTCCACACCTTTGCCTGCTGACCCAGGCTGCCTGCTGGTAGAGGCCACAGCAACTGAAGAGGACACAGGGAACATGGAGATCATTGTGGAGGCAGTAGCTGGAAACCTGTCCCCAAGTGCTCCTGGAGAGACCTCAG GTGTCCTGGTAAAGGTGGTGGAGGTATACTTCTGTGAGCGCTGTGAGCAAAGCTTTGCAGAGCCCACTCTGCTGGCCCTGCACCAGTGCACTGAGACCCTTATACAGCCTGTGCAGGGCCTTTCTAGCTCCCCAAGTTCTGTAGAGCTGCCCCCCAGCAACCTCACAgtctctggccctttacagggCCAGAGCCCACCAGATAGCACCCTGCCATGCCCTGTGTGTAGACAAGAATTTGCTCAACCCCAGGCCCTGAAGAGCCACTTCAAGAATCACCGGGGCACTCCTGACACCTTCTCCTGCCCAGAGTCTGGCTGTGTGTTCTCCGCTGAAGATCGCAAGGGTCTGCAGCACCACCTGAGGCAGACCCACAGAGCCGTTCCTGTGCCCTGTTCTTTCCGGGGCTGCCCCCTGCTCTTTGGGAGTCAGCAGGGCATGGAGCTGCACCGGCAGACCCATTACCCTTTCCACTGCAACCACTGCAGCTTCATGGGCTCCAACATCAAACTCTTCCGGCAGCATCAACGGAGCCACGGGCCCAGGACCCAGGGAGAACTGTCTGCCGTGCGGTGTCTTCCAGCCCAGGAGCTGCTGCCAG CTCCCAAACTGCCAGGGGAGGAAGAGTCTTCAGAGGAAGCAGGTACATCCTTGCCTGGGCAGGAACCAGCTGAAGAGGAGGAtgtagaggaagaagagggtgGCACCCTGAAGGACCCCCAGAGAGTCTTGGAGAAAGGCCAGGGCAGGTCTCAGCAGTTGGAAG gggaTGTGGCTTCTGGCACGGAGTCCCTCTTCAAGACCCACATGTGTCCAGAATGCAAGCGCTGCTTTAAGAAGCGGACCCATCTGGTAGAGCACCTACATCTCCACTTTCCAgaccccagcctccagtgccccaACTGCCAGAAGTTCTTCACCAGTAAGAGCAAGCTCAAGACCCATCTGCTGCGAGAGCTGGGCCAGAAGGCCCACCGCTGCCCGCTGTGCCACTACAGTGCAGTGGAGAGGAATGCACTCAACCGCCACATGGCCAGCATGCACGAAGACATCTCCAACTTCTACTCAGACACCTATGCCTGTCCTGTGTGCCATGAGGAATTCCGCCTCAGCCAGGCCCTTAAGGAACACCTCAAGAGCCACACGGCTGCGGCTGCAGCAGAGCCATTGTCCCTGCGCTGTTTCCAGGAAGGCTGCAGCTATGCCACACCTGACCGCAAGGCCTTTGTAAAGCATCTGAAGGAGACCCATGGGGTGCGGGCTGTGGAGTGCCGCCATCACTCGTGTCCCATGCTCTTCGCCACAGCAGAAGCCATGGAGGCTCACCACAAGAGCCACTATGCCTTCCACTGCCCCCACTGTGACTTTGCCTGCTCCAACAAGCACCTGTTTCGCAAGCACAAGAAGCAGGGCCACCCCGGCAGTGAAGAGCTGCGCTGCACCTTCTGCCCCTTCATCACCTTCAACCCTGTGGCCTACCAGGACCATGTGGGCAAGATGCATGCTCATGAGAAGATCCACCAGTGCCCTGAGTGCAGCTTTGCCACCGCCCACAAGAGGGTGCTCATCCGCCACATGCTGCTACACACCG GTGAGAAACCTCACAAGTGTGAGCTGTGTGACTTCACGTGCCGAGACGTGAGCTACCTATCCAAGCACATGCTGACCCACTCCAGCACCAAGGATTACATGTGCACCGAGTGTGGCTATGTCACCAAGTGGAAGCACTACCTCAGTGTGCACATGCGAAAACATGCAGGGGACCTCAG ATACCAGTGCAACCAGTGCTCCTATCGCTGCCACCGGGCTGATCAGCTGAGTAGCCACAAGCTGCGGCATCAGGGCAAGTCCCTGATGTGTGAGGTGTGTGCCTTCGCTTGCAAGCGGAAGTACGAGCTGCAGAAGCACATGGCTTCCCAGCACCACCCTGGCTCACCGGCCCCACTCTACCCCTGTCGCTACTGTAGCTACCAGAGCCGCCATAAGCAGGCTCTGCTGAGCCACGAGAACTGCAAACACACCCGTCTCCGGGAGTTCTGCTGTGCTCTCTGCGATTACCGCACCTTCAGCAATACCACTCTCTTCTTCCACAAGCGCAAGGCCCATGGCTATGTGCCTGGGGACCAGGTCTGGCAACTCCGCCATGGCAGCCAGGTGCCAGAGGGGGCCAGGCAGTGCCCGACACCCCCACCAGACTCAGAACCCTCAAGCCATCTGTCTGCCCAGCCTGAAGGGTCAGACCACGACCCTGGGACTATAGTGGATCCCAGTTTGGACCAGGGCCTGCCAGAGACCAGTGAGGACAGCGCTGGAAGAGACAATGGCAGTGAGGTTCCCCAGGGGGTTGGCCTGGTTGGCAGCCCCAGGCCAGCAGAAGTAGATGAGGGCGGCTGCACTCTACACCTTGAGGCCCTGGGAGTAGAGCTGGAACCAGTGGCTGAGCGACCTCTTGAGATTGCTGAAACAGCCCCTGTGGAGTTCAGGCCCCTGGATGCCTCAGGTCCCCTGAGACTGCAAGGGCCAGATGGACCTTTGGCAGAACTGTCTACCTTTGAAGGTGCTGGGACTTCTGGCCTGAGTACTGAAGAGCCCATTCTGGAAAAGCCTGTTCCTGAGACCCTCAGAAATCCCCCTTCCTCAGAGGACCCCCCTAACAAGTGGGAGGGAACTGTCAAGGCAACTCCATCCACTGAGACAGCACCCCTGCTCCAATTCCCTGAGTCAGAGTCTTTACTCAAGGCCCTAAGGAGGCAGGACAAAGAACAGGCTGAGGCGCTAGTACTGGAAGGGCGGGTTCAGATGGTAGTGATACAGGGAGAGAGGCGGGCCTTCAGCTGCCCACACTGTCCTTTCATTACCCGGCGGGAGAAGGCCCTGAGCCTGCACTCCAGGACTGGGTGCCAGGGCCGCCAAGGGCCCCTGCTGTGCCCCGAATGTGGGGCTGGCTTCAAGCAACAGCGTGGCCTTAGCACCCACCTGCTGAAGAAGTGCCCTGTTCTGCTCAGAAAGAACAAGGGCTTGTCCAGGTCAGATTCCTCTGTCCATCTGTATCCTCTGCCCCCAGGCAGCCAGGCCGCAGAAGATGCCGAAAGGGGGAAGCCCCCACCTACCCCATTAGAAGTAGAGCTAGTGCTCCCAAATGATGCTCCTTCTGAGCTTCCTAGGGAGCCAGAAGAAATAGAGGAGCCTCTTGCCACACTCTCTGGCTCCTCAGTCCCTCCTTCAGGAAACTCCTTACCCACAGAGACCCCTGAAAAGTTCCACTTTGAGCAGGGCAAGTTTCACTGCAACTCGTGCATGTTCCTTTGTTCCCGGCTCTCCTCCATTACCTCTCATGTGGCTGAAGGCTGCCGGGGGGCACGTAGTGTGGGGGTAAAGCGAGGGCCTTCTCAGACCCAGCCTGTTCCATCCCTGCAGAGTAGTGTGGACTCTGCCCCACTAAACAACGTGAATACAGAGTGCAGCCCTGGTGATGGGGTCACAGCTCTGGTTCCAAAGCAGAAGGGGCCTCGCTTCTCCTGCCCGACATGTCCCTTTAGCTGCCAGCAGGAACGTGCCCTCAGGACTCATCAGACCCGTGGCTGCCCCCTTGAAGAGTCTGGAGAGCTGCACTGTGGCCTCTGCCCATTCACCGCCTCTGTGGCTGCTACCCTGAGGCTCCACCAGAAGCGGAGGCACTCCACCATAGCCCCAGCCCGAGGCCCCCGGCCTCCCCTTCAGTGTGGGGATTGTGGCTTCACCTGTAAACAGAACCGGTGCCTACAGCAGCACCGGCGGCTCAAGCACGAGGGAGTGAAGCCACATCAGTGCCCTTTCTGTGACTTTTCCACCACCAGACGGTATCGGTTGGAGGCTCATCAGTCCCGACATACAGGTGTTGGCCGCATTCCCTGTAGCTCCTGTTCCCAGACATTTGGTACCAACTCCAAACTGCGCTTGCACCAGCTCAGGgtacatgacaaaacacccaccCACTTCTGTCCACTCTGTGACTATAGTGGTTACCTTCGTCACGACATCACTCGCCACGTCAACAGCTGCCACCAGGGCACACCAGCCTTTGCCTGTCCCCAGTGTGAGGCCCAGTTCAGCTCAGAGACAGCACTCAAGCAGCATGCTCTGCGTCGGCACCCTGCGCctacacccccagcccctggctctCCTGTGGAGGCCACTGAGAGCCCCTTGCACTGCTCCCACTGTGGGCTGCTGTGTGCCAGCCGTGCCAGCCTGCGAGGACACACCCGTAAACAGCACCCACGCCTCGAGTGTGGGGCCTGCCAGGAGGCCTTCCCTAGCCGGCCAGCCCTGGATGAGCACCGGAGGCAGCAGCATTTCAGCCACCGCTGCCAGCTCTGTGACTTTGCTGCCCGGGAGCGGGTGGGCCTGGTGAAGCACTACTTGGAGCAGCATGAGGAGGCTTCAGCAGCGGCAGCAACCTCACACAGGGATGGGGGTGCTGGCCAGCCCCCTCTGCACTGCCCTTTTTGTGACTTTGCATGCCACCATCAGCTGGTACTGGATCACCACGTGAAGGGGCATGGGGGCACCCGGCTCTACAAGTGTACTGATTGTGCTTACAGTACCAAGAACCGGCAGAAGATCACCTGGCACAGCCGCATCCACACCGGGGAAAAGCCCTACCGTTGTCACCTCTGTCCTTATGCTTGTGCTGACCCCTCTCGCCTCAAG TACCATATGCGGATCCACAAGGAAGAACGGAAGTATCTGTGCCCTGACTGTGGCTACAAGTGCAAGTGGGTTAACCAGCTCAAGTACCACATGACCAAGCACACAG ATTCAGGGTGCACATCAGTTGTCTCACTGGGGTTAGGAGTTTGGCCAAATGGCCAGAACAGCTTCCCAACCTACTGA
- the ZNF142 gene encoding zinc finger protein 142 isoform X4: MELHRQTHYPFHCNHCSFMGSNIKLFRQHQRSHGPRTQGELSAVRCLPAQELLPAPKLPGEEESSEEAGTSLPGQEPAEEEDVEEEEGGTLKDPQRVLEKGQGRSQQLEGDVASGTESLFKTHMCPECKRCFKKRTHLVEHLHLHFPDPSLQCPNCQKFFTSKSKLKTHLLRELGQKAHRCPLCHYSAVERNALNRHMASMHEDISNFYSDTYACPVCHEEFRLSQALKEHLKSHTAAAAAEPLSLRCFQEGCSYATPDRKAFVKHLKETHGVRAVECRHHSCPMLFATAEAMEAHHKSHYAFHCPHCDFACSNKHLFRKHKKQGHPGSEELRCTFCPFITFNPVAYQDHVGKMHAHEKIHQCPECSFATAHKRVLIRHMLLHTGEKPHKCELCDFTCRDVSYLSKHMLTHSSTKDYMCTECGYVTKWKHYLSVHMRKHAGDLRYQCNQCSYRCHRADQLSSHKLRHQGKSLMCEVCAFACKRKYELQKHMASQHHPGSPAPLYPCRYCSYQSRHKQALLSHENCKHTRLREFCCALCDYRTFSNTTLFFHKRKAHGYVPGDQVWQLRHGSQVPEGARQCPTPPPDSEPSSHLSAQPEGSDHDPGTIVDPSLDQGLPETSEDSAGRDNGSEVPQGVGLVGSPRPAEVDEGGCTLHLEALGVELEPVAERPLEIAETAPVEFRPLDASGPLRLQGPDGPLAELSTFEGAGTSGLSTEEPILEKPVPETLRNPPSSEDPPNKWEGTVKATPSTETAPLLQFPESESLLKALRRQDKEQAEALVLEGRVQMVVIQGERRAFSCPHCPFITRREKALSLHSRTGCQGRQGPLLCPECGAGFKQQRGLSTHLLKKCPVLLRKNKGLSRSDSSVHLYPLPPGSQAAEDAERGKPPPTPLEVELVLPNDAPSELPREPEEIEEPLATLSGSSVPPSGNSLPTETPEKFHFEQGKFHCNSCMFLCSRLSSITSHVAEGCRGARSVGVKRGPSQTQPVPSLQSSVDSAPLNNVNTECSPGDGVTALVPKQKGPRFSCPTCPFSCQQERALRTHQTRGCPLEESGELHCGLCPFTASVAATLRLHQKRRHSTIAPARGPRPPLQCGDCGFTCKQNRCLQQHRRLKHEGVKPHQCPFCDFSTTRRYRLEAHQSRHTGVGRIPCSSCSQTFGTNSKLRLHQLRVHDKTPTHFCPLCDYSGYLRHDITRHVNSCHQGTPAFACPQCEAQFSSETALKQHALRRHPAPTPPAPGSPVEATESPLHCSHCGLLCASRASLRGHTRKQHPRLECGACQEAFPSRPALDEHRRQQHFSHRCQLCDFAARERVGLVKHYLEQHEEASAAAATSHRDGGAGQPPLHCPFCDFACHHQLVLDHHVKGHGGTRLYKCTDCAYSTKNRQKITWHSRIHTGEKPYRCHLCPYACADPSRLKYHMRIHKEERKYLCPDCGYKCKWVNQLKYHMTKHTGLKPYQCSECEYCTNRADALRVHQETRHREARAFMCEQCGKAFKTRFLLRTHLRKHSEAKPYVCNVCHRAFRWAAGLRHHALTHTDRHPFFCRLCSYKAKQKFQVVKHVRRHHPDQADPNQGVGKDPSTPTVHLHDVQLEELSPPTPAAPQTGPEG; the protein is encoded by the exons ATGGAGCTGCACCGGCAGACCCATTACCCTTTCCACTGCAACCACTGCAGCTTCATGGGCTCCAACATCAAACTCTTCCGGCAGCATCAACGGAGCCACGGGCCCAGGACCCAGGGAGAACTGTCTGCCGTGCGGTGTCTTCCAGCCCAGGAGCTGCTGCCAG CTCCCAAACTGCCAGGGGAGGAAGAGTCTTCAGAGGAAGCAGGTACATCCTTGCCTGGGCAGGAACCAGCTGAAGAGGAGGAtgtagaggaagaagagggtgGCACCCTGAAGGACCCCCAGAGAGTCTTGGAGAAAGGCCAGGGCAGGTCTCAGCAGTTGGAAG gggaTGTGGCTTCTGGCACGGAGTCCCTCTTCAAGACCCACATGTGTCCAGAATGCAAGCGCTGCTTTAAGAAGCGGACCCATCTGGTAGAGCACCTACATCTCCACTTTCCAgaccccagcctccagtgccccaACTGCCAGAAGTTCTTCACCAGTAAGAGCAAGCTCAAGACCCATCTGCTGCGAGAGCTGGGCCAGAAGGCCCACCGCTGCCCGCTGTGCCACTACAGTGCAGTGGAGAGGAATGCACTCAACCGCCACATGGCCAGCATGCACGAAGACATCTCCAACTTCTACTCAGACACCTATGCCTGTCCTGTGTGCCATGAGGAATTCCGCCTCAGCCAGGCCCTTAAGGAACACCTCAAGAGCCACACGGCTGCGGCTGCAGCAGAGCCATTGTCCCTGCGCTGTTTCCAGGAAGGCTGCAGCTATGCCACACCTGACCGCAAGGCCTTTGTAAAGCATCTGAAGGAGACCCATGGGGTGCGGGCTGTGGAGTGCCGCCATCACTCGTGTCCCATGCTCTTCGCCACAGCAGAAGCCATGGAGGCTCACCACAAGAGCCACTATGCCTTCCACTGCCCCCACTGTGACTTTGCCTGCTCCAACAAGCACCTGTTTCGCAAGCACAAGAAGCAGGGCCACCCCGGCAGTGAAGAGCTGCGCTGCACCTTCTGCCCCTTCATCACCTTCAACCCTGTGGCCTACCAGGACCATGTGGGCAAGATGCATGCTCATGAGAAGATCCACCAGTGCCCTGAGTGCAGCTTTGCCACCGCCCACAAGAGGGTGCTCATCCGCCACATGCTGCTACACACCG GTGAGAAACCTCACAAGTGTGAGCTGTGTGACTTCACGTGCCGAGACGTGAGCTACCTATCCAAGCACATGCTGACCCACTCCAGCACCAAGGATTACATGTGCACCGAGTGTGGCTATGTCACCAAGTGGAAGCACTACCTCAGTGTGCACATGCGAAAACATGCAGGGGACCTCAG ATACCAGTGCAACCAGTGCTCCTATCGCTGCCACCGGGCTGATCAGCTGAGTAGCCACAAGCTGCGGCATCAGGGCAAGTCCCTGATGTGTGAGGTGTGTGCCTTCGCTTGCAAGCGGAAGTACGAGCTGCAGAAGCACATGGCTTCCCAGCACCACCCTGGCTCACCGGCCCCACTCTACCCCTGTCGCTACTGTAGCTACCAGAGCCGCCATAAGCAGGCTCTGCTGAGCCACGAGAACTGCAAACACACCCGTCTCCGGGAGTTCTGCTGTGCTCTCTGCGATTACCGCACCTTCAGCAATACCACTCTCTTCTTCCACAAGCGCAAGGCCCATGGCTATGTGCCTGGGGACCAGGTCTGGCAACTCCGCCATGGCAGCCAGGTGCCAGAGGGGGCCAGGCAGTGCCCGACACCCCCACCAGACTCAGAACCCTCAAGCCATCTGTCTGCCCAGCCTGAAGGGTCAGACCACGACCCTGGGACTATAGTGGATCCCAGTTTGGACCAGGGCCTGCCAGAGACCAGTGAGGACAGCGCTGGAAGAGACAATGGCAGTGAGGTTCCCCAGGGGGTTGGCCTGGTTGGCAGCCCCAGGCCAGCAGAAGTAGATGAGGGCGGCTGCACTCTACACCTTGAGGCCCTGGGAGTAGAGCTGGAACCAGTGGCTGAGCGACCTCTTGAGATTGCTGAAACAGCCCCTGTGGAGTTCAGGCCCCTGGATGCCTCAGGTCCCCTGAGACTGCAAGGGCCAGATGGACCTTTGGCAGAACTGTCTACCTTTGAAGGTGCTGGGACTTCTGGCCTGAGTACTGAAGAGCCCATTCTGGAAAAGCCTGTTCCTGAGACCCTCAGAAATCCCCCTTCCTCAGAGGACCCCCCTAACAAGTGGGAGGGAACTGTCAAGGCAACTCCATCCACTGAGACAGCACCCCTGCTCCAATTCCCTGAGTCAGAGTCTTTACTCAAGGCCCTAAGGAGGCAGGACAAAGAACAGGCTGAGGCGCTAGTACTGGAAGGGCGGGTTCAGATGGTAGTGATACAGGGAGAGAGGCGGGCCTTCAGCTGCCCACACTGTCCTTTCATTACCCGGCGGGAGAAGGCCCTGAGCCTGCACTCCAGGACTGGGTGCCAGGGCCGCCAAGGGCCCCTGCTGTGCCCCGAATGTGGGGCTGGCTTCAAGCAACAGCGTGGCCTTAGCACCCACCTGCTGAAGAAGTGCCCTGTTCTGCTCAGAAAGAACAAGGGCTTGTCCAGGTCAGATTCCTCTGTCCATCTGTATCCTCTGCCCCCAGGCAGCCAGGCCGCAGAAGATGCCGAAAGGGGGAAGCCCCCACCTACCCCATTAGAAGTAGAGCTAGTGCTCCCAAATGATGCTCCTTCTGAGCTTCCTAGGGAGCCAGAAGAAATAGAGGAGCCTCTTGCCACACTCTCTGGCTCCTCAGTCCCTCCTTCAGGAAACTCCTTACCCACAGAGACCCCTGAAAAGTTCCACTTTGAGCAGGGCAAGTTTCACTGCAACTCGTGCATGTTCCTTTGTTCCCGGCTCTCCTCCATTACCTCTCATGTGGCTGAAGGCTGCCGGGGGGCACGTAGTGTGGGGGTAAAGCGAGGGCCTTCTCAGACCCAGCCTGTTCCATCCCTGCAGAGTAGTGTGGACTCTGCCCCACTAAACAACGTGAATACAGAGTGCAGCCCTGGTGATGGGGTCACAGCTCTGGTTCCAAAGCAGAAGGGGCCTCGCTTCTCCTGCCCGACATGTCCCTTTAGCTGCCAGCAGGAACGTGCCCTCAGGACTCATCAGACCCGTGGCTGCCCCCTTGAAGAGTCTGGAGAGCTGCACTGTGGCCTCTGCCCATTCACCGCCTCTGTGGCTGCTACCCTGAGGCTCCACCAGAAGCGGAGGCACTCCACCATAGCCCCAGCCCGAGGCCCCCGGCCTCCCCTTCAGTGTGGGGATTGTGGCTTCACCTGTAAACAGAACCGGTGCCTACAGCAGCACCGGCGGCTCAAGCACGAGGGAGTGAAGCCACATCAGTGCCCTTTCTGTGACTTTTCCACCACCAGACGGTATCGGTTGGAGGCTCATCAGTCCCGACATACAGGTGTTGGCCGCATTCCCTGTAGCTCCTGTTCCCAGACATTTGGTACCAACTCCAAACTGCGCTTGCACCAGCTCAGGgtacatgacaaaacacccaccCACTTCTGTCCACTCTGTGACTATAGTGGTTACCTTCGTCACGACATCACTCGCCACGTCAACAGCTGCCACCAGGGCACACCAGCCTTTGCCTGTCCCCAGTGTGAGGCCCAGTTCAGCTCAGAGACAGCACTCAAGCAGCATGCTCTGCGTCGGCACCCTGCGCctacacccccagcccctggctctCCTGTGGAGGCCACTGAGAGCCCCTTGCACTGCTCCCACTGTGGGCTGCTGTGTGCCAGCCGTGCCAGCCTGCGAGGACACACCCGTAAACAGCACCCACGCCTCGAGTGTGGGGCCTGCCAGGAGGCCTTCCCTAGCCGGCCAGCCCTGGATGAGCACCGGAGGCAGCAGCATTTCAGCCACCGCTGCCAGCTCTGTGACTTTGCTGCCCGGGAGCGGGTGGGCCTGGTGAAGCACTACTTGGAGCAGCATGAGGAGGCTTCAGCAGCGGCAGCAACCTCACACAGGGATGGGGGTGCTGGCCAGCCCCCTCTGCACTGCCCTTTTTGTGACTTTGCATGCCACCATCAGCTGGTACTGGATCACCACGTGAAGGGGCATGGGGGCACCCGGCTCTACAAGTGTACTGATTGTGCTTACAGTACCAAGAACCGGCAGAAGATCACCTGGCACAGCCGCATCCACACCGGGGAAAAGCCCTACCGTTGTCACCTCTGTCCTTATGCTTGTGCTGACCCCTCTCGCCTCAAG TACCATATGCGGATCCACAAGGAAGAACGGAAGTATCTGTGCCCTGACTGTGGCTACAAGTGCAAGTGGGTTAACCAGCTCAAGTACCACATGACCAAGCACACAG GACTGAAGCCATACCAGTGTTCTGAGTGTGAGTACTGCACCAACCGGGCTGATGCCCTGCGTGTGCACCAGGAGACACGGCACCGGGAAGCACGGGCCTTCATGTGTGAGCAGTGTGGCAAGGCCTTCAAGACACGCTTCCTGCTGCGCACTCACCTCCGCAAGCACAGTGAGGCCAAGCCCTATGTGTGCAACGTGTGCCACCGTGCTTTCCGCTGGGCCGCCGGCCTGCGCCATCACGCCCTCACCCACACCGACCGCCACCCCTTCTTCTGCCGCCTCTGCAGCTACAAGGCTAAGCAGAAATTCCAGGTGGTCAAGCATGTGCGCCGGCACCACCCTGACCAAGCCGACccaaatcaaggtgtgggcaaaGACCCCAGCACCCCGACAGTGCATCTGCACGATGTGCAGTTGGAGGAGCTCAGCCCTCCCACTCCTGCTGCTCCCCAGACTGGACCTGAGGGCTGA